The following are from one region of the Gloeomargarita lithophora Alchichica-D10 genome:
- the ygfZ gene encoding CAF17-like 4Fe-4S cluster assembly/insertion protein YgfZ — MSALQDAQIQAGAQRHPDGCPLTFGQERATEPILPTGVVVFDRTHWGRLRLTGADRVRYLHNQSTNDIQSLVVGQGCDTVLVTSTGRTLDLVTTYVEPEALTLIVSPPSRCHIHQWLEKYIFFADQVTVQDQTEASAMFTLLGTASHGLISQLGAQHLANQPLGNHALIQWREMPIFIAVGTGLTNPGYTLIIPIEFAANLWQWLVAQGAIPWGEQAWEWLRIQQGRPVVGAELTPDYNPLEAGLWQDISFNKGCYIGQETIARLNTYQGVKQQLWGIKLTAPVTPKTPIYLGDEKVGLLTSYTDYFEREHLGLGYIRTRAGGAGLTVQIAGQTAQIIDIPLAHRGYLSKTQG, encoded by the coding sequence TTGTCTGCCCTGCAAGATGCCCAAATCCAAGCCGGTGCCCAACGCCATCCCGATGGTTGTCCCCTCACCTTTGGTCAGGAACGGGCAACGGAACCCATTTTGCCTACGGGCGTGGTGGTGTTTGACCGGACGCACTGGGGTCGCCTGCGTTTAACGGGAGCCGATCGAGTACGTTATCTGCACAATCAAAGTACTAATGATATTCAGTCCCTCGTCGTTGGTCAAGGATGCGACACGGTTTTGGTTACTTCCACCGGGCGTACCTTGGATTTGGTAACCACCTATGTCGAACCGGAAGCGTTGACTTTAATCGTTTCGCCCCCATCCCGTTGCCATATCCACCAATGGCTAGAAAAATACATTTTCTTTGCGGATCAGGTGACGGTACAAGACCAGACCGAAGCCAGCGCCATGTTTACCCTCCTAGGAACAGCAAGTCATGGGTTAATCTCCCAATTGGGGGCGCAACATTTAGCGAATCAACCGTTAGGAAATCATGCTTTAATCCAGTGGCGTGAAATGCCTATTTTTATCGCTGTGGGTACGGGTTTAACCAACCCCGGTTATACCTTGATAATACCCATTGAATTTGCCGCTAATCTCTGGCAATGGCTGGTGGCGCAAGGGGCGATTCCCTGGGGTGAGCAAGCCTGGGAATGGTTACGGATTCAGCAGGGCAGGCCGGTGGTGGGAGCGGAATTAACCCCGGATTACAATCCTTTAGAAGCGGGGCTATGGCAGGATATTTCCTTTAATAAGGGGTGTTATATTGGCCAGGAAACGATTGCTCGGTTAAATACTTATCAGGGGGTAAAGCAACAACTATGGGGGATAAAATTAACCGCCCCTGTCACCCCCAAGACACCCATTTATTTAGGGGATGAAAAAGTAGGGTTGCTCACCAGCTATACCGATTACTTTGAGCGGGAACATTTGGGGTTAGGCTACATCCGCACCAGGGCGGGCGGGGCAGGATTAACCGTGCAAATTGCCGGACAAACCGCCCAAATTATAGACATTCCCCTGGCGCATCGGGGCTATCTGTCAAAAACCCAGGGGTAA
- a CDS encoding chromophore lyase CpcT/CpeT, giving the protein MTHATDQKTLARWLAADFSNQAQALENPPFFAHIRVCMRPLPWSLLDGLSLYVEQSYDYELHSPYRVRVLQLITVDNHMEIANYLVQDEAQFYGASRDKDRLTSLTAKHLTPLPGCNMIVAWDGQSFQGKVAPGKQCFVERRGKKTYLDSEFTINAQEFISLDRGRDPETDAQVWGAIAGPFQFVRVQGFAEEIP; this is encoded by the coding sequence ATGACCCACGCCACCGATCAGAAAACCTTAGCCCGTTGGCTGGCCGCCGACTTTAGTAACCAGGCGCAAGCCCTAGAAAATCCGCCCTTTTTTGCCCATATTCGGGTTTGTATGCGCCCCCTACCCTGGTCACTCCTGGATGGATTGAGTTTGTATGTGGAACAGTCCTACGATTATGAACTCCATAGCCCCTATCGGGTGCGGGTTTTACAGCTAATAACCGTAGATAACCACATGGAAATTGCCAATTATCTTGTCCAAGATGAAGCCCAATTTTACGGTGCATCGCGGGATAAAGACCGGCTTACTTCCCTAACTGCAAAGCATCTCACGCCCCTGCCCGGTTGTAATATGATTGTCGCCTGGGATGGGCAGAGTTTTCAGGGCAAAGTCGCACCGGGGAAACAATGTTTTGTGGAACGGCGGGGCAAAAAAACCTATTTAGATAGTGAATTTACCATCAATGCCCAGGAGTTTATCAGTTTAGACCGGGGGCGTGACCCGGAAACCGATGCCCAGGTGTGGGGTGCCATTGCGGGGCCATTTCAATTTGTGCGGGTGCAGGGTTTTGCGGAGGAAATTCCCTAA
- a CDS encoding DUF4126 domain-containing protein: MIPILAVLAAAAAGGFRLAMPLLLVLVLRREDGWEQVPVLGQFSPAVTLGILSGWAIWELVAPVHPWGVRLVQPVQVLLSPLVGWILGVMTAQVMEIPMGLRDVMGLMGSALALLLQLVQVGWLYRWGRFPAWVILVQDGLCGLLIVFALQAPQQGGLIALMLLWLALRMSKDWQRQFQRHRRAQQPD, from the coding sequence ATGATACCAATACTGGCCGTGTTGGCGGCGGCGGCGGCGGGGGGATTTCGTTTGGCGATGCCCCTGCTGCTGGTTTTAGTTTTACGGCGGGAAGACGGTTGGGAACAGGTGCCGGTTTTGGGACAGTTTTCGCCAGCGGTGACCTTGGGTATCCTCAGTGGTTGGGCGATCTGGGAATTGGTGGCACCGGTGCATCCTTGGGGGGTGCGTTTGGTGCAACCGGTGCAGGTTTTGCTTAGCCCCCTGGTGGGTTGGATTTTGGGGGTAATGACGGCGCAGGTGATGGAAATTCCTATGGGTCTGCGGGATGTGATGGGATTGATGGGAAGTGCGCTGGCCTTGCTGTTGCAGTTGGTGCAGGTGGGGTGGTTGTACCGTTGGGGACGGTTTCCCGCCTGGGTGATTTTGGTGCAGGATGGGTTGTGCGGTTTGTTGATTGTGTTTGCCCTGCAAGCCCCCCAGCAAGGGGGACTGATCGCCCTGATGTTGCTTTGGTTGGCTCTGCGGATGTCCAAGGATTGGCAACGGCAGTTTCAACGGCACCGACGGGCACAACAGCCGGATTAG
- a CDS encoding RNB domain-containing ribonuclease yields MSWEPGTDGGRVLGIHLPDATASMTPETLVDWYASQQGASFGLGDIIAPMTPPVPARSEWPSISLWVQVDANGGVGAYRIEPGWVRVDEAPPPELINDVSTWVLQTQKRPGLAFTEEPRLTLDEHPTGLAAAGDAGVAQGLAILANHLLARHMQALQLPGLFRVQAPPDAEAWERYRFLLTELGLTPPEELELATLLPLIQAHELAPLLQNLFLELLKPPTDSLQPGGHFGVGVEPYLHGVAAFERYADLFNQRVLWALFTQGKDRKSARSKETIDPRSSECHGRVDWPVLPTGLQEDLQNQAQQLLPQLQERERAHRQAREDYRHLVWLHRCDLTPGQTLRGLVVGVESYGSFVAIQHTPLQGLVHVTALKNDWYEFRPKQQALVGRKTNATFVVGAVMEVVVKGIDYYRQQVDLTLPPDMGDETHEPDASPADA; encoded by the coding sequence GTGTCCTGGGAACCGGGGACGGACGGGGGACGGGTATTGGGGATTCATTTGCCGGATGCCACCGCCAGCATGACCCCGGAAACCCTGGTGGATTGGTATGCCAGCCAACAGGGGGCGAGTTTTGGGTTGGGGGATATTATTGCCCCGATGACTCCGCCCGTGCCAGCGCGCTCGGAATGGCCGAGTATTTCCCTGTGGGTGCAGGTGGATGCCAACGGGGGGGTCGGTGCCTATCGCATCGAACCGGGTTGGGTGCGGGTGGACGAGGCACCCCCGCCGGAACTGATCAACGATGTGAGCACCTGGGTGCTCCAGACCCAAAAACGACCGGGATTGGCCTTCACAGAAGAACCCCGGCTCACCCTGGATGAACATCCCACGGGGTTAGCCGCCGCCGGGGACGCAGGGGTAGCCCAGGGGTTGGCTATCCTGGCAAATCATTTGTTGGCACGGCATATGCAAGCGTTGCAACTGCCGGGTTTATTCCGGGTGCAAGCCCCCCCGGATGCGGAAGCCTGGGAACGCTATCGTTTCCTGCTCACGGAATTGGGGCTGACCCCACCGGAGGAACTAGAGCTTGCTACCCTTTTGCCCCTGATCCAAGCCCACGAACTGGCACCCCTCCTCCAGAATTTGTTTCTGGAACTGCTCAAACCCCCGACGGATAGCCTGCAACCGGGCGGGCATTTCGGGGTGGGAGTCGAACCCTACCTGCATGGGGTGGCCGCCTTTGAGCGTTATGCGGATTTGTTCAATCAACGGGTGCTGTGGGCGTTGTTTACCCAGGGGAAAGACCGGAAAAGTGCCCGCTCCAAGGAAACCATTGACCCCCGTAGCAGTGAATGTCATGGCCGGGTGGATTGGCCGGTACTCCCCACTGGGCTGCAGGAGGATTTGCAAAACCAGGCCCAACAACTTTTACCCCAACTCCAGGAGCGGGAGCGTGCCCATCGCCAAGCCCGGGAAGACTATCGCCATTTGGTGTGGTTGCACCGCTGTGATTTAACCCCCGGTCAGACTTTGCGGGGGCTGGTAGTGGGGGTCGAATCCTACGGCTCTTTTGTGGCAATTCAGCATACGCCCCTCCAGGGTTTGGTGCATGTGACGGCCTTGAAAAACGATTGGTATGAATTTCGCCCCAAACAACAGGCTTTGGTGGGACGGAAAACCAATGCCACCTTTGTGGTGGGAGCGGTCATGGAGGTGGTGGTCAAAGGCATTGACTATTACCGGCAACAGGTGGATTTGACCCTCCCGCCGGACATGGGCGATGAAACCCACGAGCCGGATGCCAGCCCCGCAGATGCCTAG
- a CDS encoding flotillin family protein has product MTRLRWLLGLNTLGLTLALPVLAQTPAGGGVSLLGVITLAFLTLFVLVIVLVILSQIIYICNPNEILIFSGREHRLSTGEKVGYRVVFGGASIRIPIIENVDRMDLTTMPVQVEVKNAYSAGGTPLQIQAIANIKVSSAPNIVGNAIERFLGRKREEIIRVARETLEGNLRGVVATLTPEQINEDRLEFADRISKYVERDLSKLGLQLDTLKIQSVSDEVDYLNSIGRRQIANMIRDAKIAESNAEREAETAAAESRRAAEVAQKEAQAAIQQKQNEQRKMQAELELQARSEEERTEAITQETLARAEQELQTVRAELERLRLEADVVLPAQAQRQAQELLARGQAAPLAANAKATAAVTDMLTELWQQYGQDASAILLIQQLEMLLTTAAQVPQKLNLGQINVIDTGDGRALTALMRAYPEMIQQFLQQVDQTLGLNLASTLNPASIAGHQPQ; this is encoded by the coding sequence ATGACTCGACTCCGTTGGTTGTTGGGTTTGAATACCCTGGGTTTAACCTTAGCTCTACCGGTGTTGGCGCAAACCCCGGCGGGTGGAGGCGTGAGTTTATTGGGCGTAATAACCCTCGCCTTTTTGACCCTGTTTGTCTTGGTAATAGTTTTGGTTATTCTTAGTCAAATTATTTATATTTGCAATCCCAATGAAATTCTCATTTTCTCCGGGCGAGAACATCGGCTCAGTACCGGGGAAAAGGTGGGTTATCGGGTCGTTTTTGGGGGAGCTTCGATTCGGATTCCGATTATTGAAAACGTCGATCGGATGGATTTGACCACCATGCCCGTCCAGGTGGAGGTCAAAAATGCTTACTCGGCGGGCGGTACTCCCCTGCAAATCCAAGCCATTGCCAATATCAAAGTTTCCAGTGCCCCCAATATTGTGGGGAATGCCATTGAGCGGTTTTTGGGTCGCAAACGGGAGGAAATTATCCGGGTTGCCAGGGAAACTTTAGAGGGCAATTTGCGGGGGGTGGTGGCAACTTTAACCCCAGAACAAATTAACGAAGACCGGCTCGAATTTGCCGACCGCATTTCCAAGTATGTGGAGCGGGATTTATCCAAATTGGGTTTACAACTTGACACCCTGAAAATCCAGAGCGTTTCCGATGAAGTAGATTATCTCAATTCGATTGGCCGCCGCCAAATTGCTAATATGATTCGGGATGCCAAAATTGCCGAATCCAATGCGGAACGGGAAGCGGAAACCGCCGCCGCCGAAAGCCGTCGCGCCGCTGAAGTTGCCCAAAAAGAAGCCCAGGCGGCCATCCAGCAAAAGCAAAATGAGCAACGTAAAATGCAGGCAGAACTCGAACTCCAAGCGCGCTCCGAGGAAGAACGCACCGAAGCCATTACCCAAGAAACCCTCGCCCGCGCCGAACAGGAACTGCAAACCGTGCGCGCCGAACTGGAACGATTGCGCTTAGAGGCGGATGTGGTATTGCCTGCCCAGGCGCAACGGCAAGCCCAGGAGCTTTTGGCACGGGGGCAGGCGGCTCCCCTGGCGGCCAATGCCAAAGCCACCGCCGCTGTGACCGATATGCTGACGGAATTGTGGCAACAGTATGGTCAGGATGCCAGTGCCATCTTGCTGATTCAACAACTGGAAATGTTACTCACCACGGCGGCGCAGGTGCCCCAAAAGTTAAACCTCGGTCAGATCAACGTTATTGATACTGGGGACGGGCGAGCGTTAACCGCCTTGATGCGGGCGTATCCTGAGATGATCCAGCAATTCCTCCAGCAGGTGGATCAGACCCTGGGGTTAAATCTCGCCAGCACCCTGAACCCCGCATCCATTGCCGGTCACCAGCCGCAATAG
- a CDS encoding class I SAM-dependent methyltransferase: MQEWNPTQYAQTARFVSDLGEAVLALLAPQPGERILDLGCGDGVLTLKLQTAGCRVVGIDASPEMVMATQSRGLTAHVMDGMALPFDREFDAVFSNAALHWMPQPEAVISGVWRALKPGGRFVGELGGQGNIATILTALETTFAARGLNVPYPCFFPDPTTYRQLLEAGGFSVPTIELIPRPTPLPGDLRDWLMLFAQSSLAWVLPEERADFITEVVARLRPQLYQPDGVWVVDYVRLRFLAQKPPNAP; the protein is encoded by the coding sequence GTGCAGGAGTGGAACCCAACGCAATACGCCCAGACCGCCCGTTTTGTCTCTGATCTGGGCGAGGCGGTTCTGGCCTTACTCGCCCCCCAACCGGGGGAGCGTATCCTGGATTTGGGCTGTGGGGATGGGGTTTTAACGCTCAAACTCCAGACAGCGGGCTGTCGGGTCGTGGGTATTGATGCCAGTCCTGAGATGGTCATGGCGACCCAATCCCGGGGGCTGACCGCCCACGTCATGGATGGCATGGCACTCCCCTTTGACCGGGAATTTGATGCGGTTTTTTCTAATGCGGCTCTGCATTGGATGCCACAACCCGAAGCGGTGATCAGCGGGGTCTGGCGGGCACTCAAACCGGGTGGCCGATTTGTGGGGGAATTGGGGGGGCAGGGCAACATCGCCACCATTCTCACGGCACTGGAGACAACCTTCGCCGCCCGGGGACTGAACGTGCCGTACCCGTGTTTTTTCCCCGACCCCACCACCTATCGCCAACTGCTGGAAGCCGGAGGCTTTAGCGTCCCCACCATTGAATTGATCCCCCGTCCTACCCCTTTGCCGGGAGATTTGCGGGATTGGTTGATGCTGTTCGCCCAGTCCTCCCTGGCTTGGGTACTCCCAGAGGAACGGGCTGATTTTATTACTGAGGTCGTGGCACGGTTGCGGCCCCAACTTTATCAACCCGATGGGGTGTGGGTGGTGGATTATGTGCGTTTACGATTTTTGGCGCAAAAACCCCCGAACGCCCCCTAG